ATTTGTTCATGAGTCACGTTGTAAAGTGTCTTTAGATTCCGTTCCTGCAAACGGTAGTTGAGAACGATGAAGCCTTTCGTTTTCCATGCCAGCTTCTGATCCCGCAAATATGTGAGCTGGTCGTACATGAGCGGATGAGTCGCCTCAAGGGGATCGATCGGCGCGCGCAAAAGATAGTAAGTAAGCGAAACTTTGTTATCCCCCAGCGTGTTTAACGCTCTATCGATTGCCGGATAATTTACCGGGCATAGATGCGGATCCCACCATGAATTGAGCGAATAGATCCTGAAGAAGTCGTGACGATCCGTTATGAGCGTGCCGCTGCTTTGGTCATACGAGATCAGCGGCCACTTCTGGTACAGGGGCTGGTTTCGAGTACTTTTTACACGGATCGCTTTGCACTGCTGTGTTTTGGGCATCGATTGTAACTTAGCAGGGACTTGAAGAGGACTGCCTGCCCCGGTCGGGAAAAGCGTGTGTGGATTATCCGTTGCGCATTGTCCAAAAACCCGCCCGGGCGGCAACATGTTGCAGAGAGCCTCTTCTGCTCTGACCGACTGCACTTGAACGTTGCATCCCAGATATCTCAGGTGCGACAGAAAATAACTGAGCTCAGTGTATTTTGCTGCTGAGTATAAGAACGTCGTGCTATGACGGAAGCATTTGGCGATATCAGGTAGCTTGAGCTCTTGATTGGTCGCGTGATAAATGTTCCGCGTCTGATCGAGCAACGTTTCCGCAAAAGTCTGATCGATGCGATCCAGCGAGACCACGCACCAAAAATCTCCGTCAAACTTCCACAGGTTCTGCCAAAACCCGGTTGAGTAAGGCGCATCCAGTACGGAAATCACATAGAACGGAAAAGTTTGGAAGTGTGAATCTTTGCCGGTGGTTAGCAACTGGATTTCCCCATTGGACTGAAATTGCAGAACCTTGTCGATTGTGAAGTGCTCGAAATCAACGATGTGTGACGAATAGATGAATCCGGCAAAGCAACGGAGCGAGTCGCCTGTAACAGTATTGGACAGCAGACTTTTGTAACGATTAGCAAGTGCAGTAATTTCTGACTCGCGCTTCATGACGTAGTCTTCAAGAACTCTGGTGAATTTTTTCTTCCGCATTGTGCCCGGCCCCAGGGAGATGGGCCCGATGGTGGTTAACACCGCATGCGTATATGTACGTCCATCTATGAGATTCGCATAGAGGCTCACGCGGAGTTTTCCATTTAATTCCCCAAGTAGCGCCTGGAACTCACCTGCGCACTGTTCGCTGTCTCTTAAAGCGAATACTTTTGCGTAGTGATAATCCTGCGTCAGGAATCCGTTTCCATTGGGAACATCTGCAATATCCCAGACCTGATCGAGCGATACGTGTCGTAGAGTCATCGGCTATCTCTTTCGCACCAAACGTGGTTGGGCGAGATACAATAGGGTTGTTTCAAGAAAATGCGGCTCTACGGTGTCGGCGGCCCTGCAGATGAAGTAACCGACAACAAATCCGAATAGCGAGAGCCAGCCGGGTAAGATGTAATGCGCGGGAACATACAGCAGCGCAATGAACCAGATTTCAACCGCACTTAATCCCAGAATTCGCAGTCCATCGGAAAGCGATCGATTGTGTTCGGCGCTTCGCATTGTTGCAGGGCCTCCTTATCCCAATAACGTTGTTTAGCCAACCAGTCCGCTGAGCCAGGTGTAGATGGTGTCTGCATTGAGTGCAATCACTACGCCAGCCAGCGCTCCAATCGCCCAGGGAATCGCATCCCGCTGTCCGGACAACACTTTGATCCCGGCCCAGATGAAGACGATCACGCCGATAATAGGTATGAGTAACTTGAAATCGGCGAGAATATCGGCAAGGGCCTGGCCGATGTTGTACAGCGGAGAGTTTCCGGAGCTCTGTGCGAAGGCGGCCGAATGAAAGCCAAACACCAATGTGAGAACTAACACCGCCAGCATTTTGGTTCGCGTTTCATGCTTGAACCACTTTGCTATTTTCATTTTTTCACCTCTGATAAATTGCCGTCATCATTTGATTGCTGTGGAGGTTTCTTTCTCAAGAAGGGTCGCAGCAGCAAAGGTTTTCGCCTGTTGCCTTCCGGCTCGGTGATCAGAAAAACCAGAATCAAAAAAGCTGCAATGGTCTGTCCCGGTGCAAATACCAGAAGACTGATCAGCACGGCCGCTGCGGCGCCGTATGCGATGTATTCCTTCATGTCAAATCCTCCGCCGCAGCCTTTATCAACAAACGTGCCAGGACTCTTATCGAGGAGATGAAGGGCTTGGAATGTATGTGATGTCGAAAACTATTGCATTCAGGGCGAAATTATTTCGACTCGTCTTGCTTCCTTCATTGCTTATGCTTGACGTAACGCATAACACATGCTTACGTGGAGATTGTTGGTTATCATTAGGTGAACCACCATGACAATCACCGCTATTCACCCTGGGGAGCATCTGGCAGAGGAGCTCAAAGAGTTAAGGAGAGTGCTGCAGAGTTGGCGCGTCAGCTCGATGTGCCTACGAACAGAATTACCGAAATCCTGAATGGACAGTGGGCGATTTTCACAACGTGAAATTGGAACATCCAGGCATTCAAGGAATAGTCGTATTCAAATGCCGAATGAGAGACTTGCAAGAGAGAGCTTCTTTCAGGAGCTGGTCTGTTATATTGGAACCGGTCAGAACAAGTACGACAACCTGATTTTGAATCGTTTCCCGGAGTTGAACGGCGGCTGCAAGCGCAGCAGCACCGGATGGTTCTGTAAGAATGTGAGCCTCGAGCGCGAGATCCCTCACCGCACGAAGAATCTCTTCATCCGATACAGTGATGGTATCCTCCACAAAAGCAATTAACATTCTCAACGATAGCTCGGCCGGCACACGGCAGACCAGACCATCCGCAATCGTATTACACGGCAGAGACACGCTTCGTTTCATTCGAAAACTTTGCGCCATGGCCGGAGCCCCTTCCGATTGAACGGCAATTACTTTTGCATTTGGATGCAGCGATTTCATCGCGATCGCGATTCCTGAAGCGAGTGACCCGCTCCCCATCGGAACAAGGACATAATCCACTTTCTTCAGACTCTGGCCGATTTCCAACCCGATCGTTCCTGCCCCTTCGATGACTCCTTTGCTTTCACCGTCATCAATCATTAGAAAATGATTCTCTTTAGCGTATTGAATCGCGAGCAACTTTGCTTCATCCAGGTCCTCCCCTCTTTCAAAAATGGAACCGCCGAAGAATTGGATCATCCTTCGTTTGACCGGATTGGCGCGATTCGGCAAAAAAATAAAACTGGGTTTGCCAATCAAGCGCGCTGCATAAGCGACCCCAAGGCCATGATTTCCCGTGGAAGATGTGACGACTCCTTTCACTGATGGATTTCTGATGATCTCAGCCAGTGCGCCGCGCAGTTTGAAAGAGCTGATCGGGGTGAATGTTTCATTCTTCAACCATATCGTGCTCTTCAGAAATGCGGACAGAATGTGAGATTCGGTCAGCGGTGTCGGACTGATCCAGAATGAAATGTCCTGTGCGGTTTTCTGAATTCCTTCAAACGAGGGATCGCCCATCATTCTTCATCGAAATAGAATTTTCTAACCGCAATAGGATCGAATCAACTCTATAAACGCATGTTGGCACAAAAGCACATCTTCTGACAGGACGTACTCTTCGGTGCTGTGAAGTCCGGCTCCGGTTGGTCCGAATACGACCGAGTCAATATGAACTTCCGCCAGAATTGCTGCGTCGGTCCAGTAGGTCGCGCCACCGGTTCGCGTAGTTTTACCAAGGCGTTTTACGATCGATTCCAGTGTGCGCGGCAGCTCATGTTCTGCAGGGATTTCATACGCTGAACGTCCGAACAATAGTTTTGCAGACCCTTCAAATTCCGGATCTTCTTTTCGCAACGCATCCAGAATCTCATTCAGTTCCTCAAGCGCAAGGGAAATCGGTTCGGTTGTAAGAAGTCTGCGCTCCAGTTGCAGCGAGCAATGATCCGGATAGGTGCTCAACTCTCTTCCGCCCCGAACAAATGATGCGTGCAGTGAGCCGGTGCCGAGTAAAGGGTGTGGCTGCCGTGTTTGAATCGTGTGATCCAGGTGCTCTAGTTTCGCAAGCACACGACCCATCCTGAGAATCGCATCTCGTCCGTCATTCGGCCGGCTTCCATGGGCAGCTCTGCCGGCAACATCCACATCCACCCACGCAAAACCTTTGTGCCCAACCACAATCAACAAATCCGTTGGTTCCGGAACTACTGCTGCATCGGCTCCCCATTTCTTTGTCAGCGCTTCCGCTCCAACACTTGCGTATTCTTCATCTGATACGGCGGCAATGATCAATCGGCCTGAAGAAAGACCTCCGTTTTCTGCGATTGCTTTTGCCGCGCCGATCATCGCTGCGAGTCCGCCCTTCATGTCCTGAGCGCCGCGGCCATAAATTCGGTCGTTACGGCGGATTGGATCAAACGGCGCCTCCATTCCTTGCACGCCAACCGTGTCCGTATGACCACAAAACATCAAAGTGCGCCCCGGTTTTCTTCCTTCCAGGATTCCGATCACGTTCGGACGGCCGGGAGCCGCCTCCTGCCATTCAACTTCGATTCCACTTTTGCGAAGAGTTGATGCTACCGCATCAGCAATATCCTTTTCTCCGGCACCATCCGGTACCAATGACGGGTTAATCGAGTTGATTGAAATCAAATCGCAAAGCAATCGCAACGTTTGATGATCCATAGGTTCCTCATTACAATGATCGCATCTGACTTGATTTTAGGATTGGACTTGATTTGCGTTTTTGGAAAGGAATGATCTCGGAGATTATTGCACATCCGCAGTTTGCCTCCGTGTTACTGCTCAATCAATGAAGAACCCTTTTGGATCGCCGAAATTCATATGGGGCTCTTGCTCGAGATACTATGCTTTACGCCTCCCCAAGCCTGGCAAATTGAAGGAGCTCGAAAGGAGTCAAGTAAAGTTAACGGTCGTCGATTCAGATAAATCACAATTAAGGAATTCTATGGGATCAATGAGAAGTTTTCATTGGATCGAGTTATGACGGATTCTTTATATTAATTGACAAAGATTGGCTATGAAGGATCGACATGAAAATGTGCTTATCTTTGCTGCAGTTTGTGCAGTCGTATTTTTTGTGGAACTTCCGGCTCATAAGGATAGACGGAGCCTGAATTCTGACCCAAGCGGTCTAAAAGTTCAGAAATGCTGCGCGCCAAACGATATTGGTGGTTTGCGTTGGACAAAGATTGCTCATTGTTGGATCAAAACGGACAAATATGAAGCTGGAATGGGCCACTTGGTGGAGGTGTTCAGGTTGACCGGTGTTTTGCAACTGTCAGGACGCAAATAACGGATCACACGAGCGGAGCCAAGAAACGTAAGGGGACGAAATGTTGGGATGTTGAGGATGTCGACGAAAAGTGTGTAAATAAAGCCATTGCAATTGGTAGCGGTCCTCACGGCCATGGAACTCCCACCGGTTTCTGGTGCCCGCCCATTAACGATTGCCACACCGTTGCCGAAAGAATTATTTCAAGATGTGGAACTAATTCGAATTGTCCTGTCTGCCGTGGCGATGAACCAAATCCAATGCCAAACACGACAATGCCTGGTGGCAATCGCAATTTCTAACTTTGAATGACACGACAGTATGAATTGATTACTCTAAACTTGAAATGGAAATCTTGGTTTTCTTTTTGGCAATTGCGTTAGCATTTGCAGCTTACAAAGTCATCCGATGGAATGCACGTCTCGTAGCATTCAATGTGAAGTCCGATCGACAGCGGAAATTTTATATCGTGTTGTTTCTTCTTTTGGGAATTGCCGCTGGAGTCTTTTTTTCGGGCTTGATCTACTCTACTTCAGAGAAAACCAAAATAATGGGTTTTCCGATTCCAGCCGCAGGTTGGGAACGATGGGGTAGCGGTTGGGTTGATTTCGTGGGGACCATAACGTTTCCTATCACCACTGCCAACTTCTTTT
This is a stretch of genomic DNA from bacterium. It encodes these proteins:
- a CDS encoding M20/M25/M40 family metallo-hydrolase, with protein sequence MDHQTLRLLCDLISINSINPSLVPDGAGEKDIADAVASTLRKSGIEVEWQEAAPGRPNVIGILEGRKPGRTLMFCGHTDTVGVQGMEAPFDPIRRNDRIYGRGAQDMKGGLAAMIGAAKAIAENGGLSSGRLIIAAVSDEEYASVGAEALTKKWGADAAVVPEPTDLLIVVGHKGFAWVDVDVAGRAAHGSRPNDGRDAILRMGRVLAKLEHLDHTIQTRQPHPLLGTGSLHASFVRGGRELSTYPDHCSLQLERRLLTTEPISLALEELNEILDALRKEDPEFEGSAKLLFGRSAYEIPAEHELPRTLESIVKRLGKTTRTGGATYWTDAAILAEVHIDSVVFGPTGAGLHSTEEYVLSEDVLLCQHAFIELIRSYCG
- a CDS encoding threonine/serine dehydratase, whose amino-acid sequence is MMGDPSFEGIQKTAQDISFWISPTPLTESHILSAFLKSTIWLKNETFTPISSFKLRGALAEIIRNPSVKGVVTSSTGNHGLGVAYAARLIGKPSFIFLPNRANPVKRRMIQFFGGSIFERGEDLDEAKLLAIQYAKENHFLMIDDGESKGVIEGAGTIGLEIGQSLKKVDYVLVPMGSGSLASGIAIAMKSLHPNAKVIAVQSEGAPAMAQSFRMKRSVSLPCNTIADGLVCRVPAELSLRMLIAFVEDTITVSDEEILRAVRDLALEAHILTEPSGAAALAAAVQLRETIQNQVVVLVLTGSNITDQLLKEALSCKSLIRHLNTTIP
- a CDS encoding TrbC/VirB2 family protein, translated to MKIAKWFKHETRTKMLAVLVLTLVFGFHSAAFAQSSGNSPLYNIGQALADILADFKLLIPIIGVIVFIWAGIKVLSGQRDAIPWAIGALAGVVIALNADTIYTWLSGLVG